TGAGAATGCAGACATGAGTAGCGAAAGCGGGGTGAAGATCCCCGCCGCTGGATGACTAAGGGTTCCGGGGCCACGTTCATCGTCCCCGGGTTAGTCGGGTCCTAAGGCGAGGCCGACAGGCGTAGTCGAATGGAAGAACGGGTCGATATTCCCGTACCGGCTTTCAGCCGCCCAAACCGAGGCTTGGAGTACTAACCTTGCGTCTCGGGCTTACTTCCCCTTCGGGGGTGGGATGCCCGTTTCGTCTGGGACCGATCCTTGTAGTAGGTCAGCGCAGGAGTGACGCAGAGAGGTAGCCGGCCGCGGAGGTGGTTTTCCGTGGTCAAGCGTGCAGCCCGTCCCCCAGGCAAATCCGGGGGGCATGAGGGCGAGGCGCGATGATGGGGCCCGTAAGGGGCCGAATCCGGTGATCCTGGCTGCCGAGAAAAGCTTCGGCGTTAGGCTGTTGGCCGCCCGTACCCCAAACCGACACTGGTGGTCAGGTAGAGAATACCAAAGCGATCGAGCGAATCCTGGTCAAGGAACTCGGCAAATTGCTCCCGTGCCTTCGGTATAAGGGAGACCCCCTCGCGTGAAGCGGCTTGCCCGTGGAGCGTTGGGGGGTGGCACAGACCAGGGGGTAGCGACTGTTTACCAAAAACACAGGTGCATGCGAAGACGTAAGTCGCTGTATATGCACTGACGCCTGCCCGGTGCCGGAAGGTTAAGAGGATCCGTCAGCTTTTTGCGAAGCGGTGAATTCAAGCCCCGGTAAACGGCGGTGGTAACTATAACCATCCTAAGGTAGCGAAATTCCTTGTCGGGTAAGTTCCGACCTGCACGAATGGCGTAACGACTTCCCCACTGTCTCGACCAGGAGCTCGGCGAAATTGCAGTACGAGTAAAGATGCTCGTTAAGCGCAGAAGGACGAAAAGACCCCGGGACCTTTACTATACCTTGGTATTGGCATTCGGTGCGGATTGTGTAGCATAGGCGGGAGGCTACGAGACCACGGCGCCAGCCGTGGTGGAGCCGTCGTTGAAATACCGCTCTGTTCGCATTGGATGTCTAACCTCGACCAGTCATCCTGGTCAGGGACAGTGCCTGGCGGGTAGTTTAACTGGGGCGGTTGCCTCCCAAAGAGTAACGGAGGCGCTCAAAGGTTCCCTCAGCCCGGTTGGCAATCGGGTGGCGAGTGTAAGTGCACAAGGGAGCTTGACTGCGAGACTGACGGGTCGAGCAGGGACGAAAGTCGGAACTAGTGATCCGGTGCCGGCGCACGGACGCGGCATCGCTCAACGGATAAAAGGTACCCCGGGGATAACAGGCTGATCATTCCCAAGAGTCCATATCGACGGGATGGTTTGGCACCTCGATGTCGGCTCGTCGCATCCTGGGGCTGGAGCAGGTCCCAAGGGTTCGGCTGTTCGCCGATTAAAGCGGCACGCGAGCTGGGTTCAGAACGTCGTGAGACAGTTTGGTCTCTATCCTCTGCGCTCGTTGGAATCTTGAGGAGGCCTGCCCATAGTACGAGAGGACCTGGGTGGACGAACCTCTGGTATGCCGGTTGTCGCGCCAGCGGCACGGCCGGTTGGCTACGTTCGGAAGGGATAACCGCTGAAAGCATCTAAGCGGGAAGCCTGCTCCAAGATTAGGATTCCATGCGGCCTTCGAGCCGCTGTAGCCCCCATGCAGAACACGTGGTCGATAGGCCGGATGTGGAAGCCCCGCGAGGGGTGGAGCTGACCGGTACTAACGGGCGAAAGGCAACATCACATCCCTCCCCTTGGGAGGGAGCCGTGAGAACGATCCGGCAGACCGCCGGACGACAAGGAGCATTATTCCGGTCCGACACTGCGATCAAACACGAAACAACGCGTCCGCTAGCCGGTTCCCAAACAACCGACGGAAACCTCCCCCGCGAGGGTATAAGAGAAGATTTGCGGCGGCCATGGCCTGGGTGAGACGCCCGGTCCCATTCCGAACCCGGAAGCTAAGGCCCAGCACGGCGATGGTACTGCACCCGACAGGGTGTGGGAGAGTAGCACGCCGCCGCACCACACGAGAAGAAGACCTCCGAGTCGAGCACCGCTCCCCGGAGGTCTTCCCATAACCAAAGCCAACCAATACCATTCCTATCGATTACGATAGGTAATCGTTATGCATTACTTCACACCCAAACGTTGCCCCGAAACCAACAAGATCATGTACCACGACAAGGCGCAGGCCTTGCGAGCAGCCGATCAGAGCTTCGTCGAGCGTGGCGCGGAACTGTGGGTGTATCGGTGCGAATACTGCGGAACCTGGCATCTGACGCATCGCGATCCCCGCGCGTCATACGCTCATGTGCCGCTTAACCAACAGATCAAACCGCATAGCCGTAAGAAAGGGTACAAACCCAGGCGGCGATAAGCCTTGCCATATCGGCAGCGCATAAAACACGGCATAAAGACACGAAAAGCCCTCCGCGAGAGGAACCCCCTGTTGATCAGGGGATTCCTCGCACGGAGGGCTTTTCGTATTCCAGTTAGACCAGCGATTCCAGTTGGACTAGCGCGACGATGGGGTGTGCTTGCGAATCACCAGAATCACAATGCCCGCGGCCACCAGCAGCACGGCCACAATCACCACTGCTCCAACCGCGGCACCCGTGACCGACAGCGGCTTGGATTGGCTGCCGTCAGCCGTTGGAGATTGGCTACCGTCAGGCCCGCTCGGACTGGGATCGGAATCGGGATTTGGTGTCGGCTCGGGGTCGGGTGTCGGCTCGGGATCGGGATCCGCGGCGGTGACGGTATGGATATCGAGGATTGGCTCGTCCTCCATACTGGTCGGAATCACACCGTTCGTGTGCAGAATCAGCAGCTTGGCATTGTCTGACGCCTCATCGCTTTGAGCCGAAGCATCGGAGCTATCAGTAGCGAAATGCACCGGCACCTGCGTGCCTTCGGCGTCGGCCCATTGCCACATGCCGCCACCGGTCTGTCCGTCGTCTCCGAACCATACGCCGGTGTCGAACGCGTCAAATTGCACGTCATCAACCATATCGATGTAGCGAACAGTGAATGCTTCTCCTTCGATTGTTTCGGTACGCAAAGCTTGGTCCGAAAACGTTCCCAGAGACATGACCATCGTCGCGTCTTCGCTCTCGGAAGTGTAGCCCAAATCGCTCAGACTGATGGGAATGGCCATGGTATTGGAATCAAGCGCCATGTTGTCCGGCAAAGGCTGGACATCCACGATTTCAGCACCGGCATCGGTATAGCGAGACAGCGTGACCATGGAGCATGTCGAATATTCGAACATGTCATCCACGGACTGGCCATAAGTGACGGTAACGGAATAATCCACCTCGCCGTCGCTGTTCAAATCCAAGTAAATGATTGGATATATCGTCGGACCGAGCCGGCTCCAGGCCCGATCCGTCACCACACCCACAATCAGATATCCCTGTGAGGGGTCCTCCAATTGGGCGGCGGTGGACACGACACCCACTGCGCGAATGTCACCGGACGCAAGCGTCTGTGCGGAAATATCATTTGTGTAATGGTCTCCTTGAGGATCCTCAGCCACCAGCTGCATGGGGATGATCTGCGAAATGTAGGCTTCGTTGCCTTCACCTTGGTTGAGACCACGTCCGGTGACGGACAGTGTGCCTGCGGTCGCGGAATCCACCGTGATGCTCGTGTTGGTTTCGGACACCGGACGCGGCGCGGCCACCACAGCCACACGAAGCGGGAAGAACACGTCATCGCCTGACGAATCGGCGGTCGACTGCGGGACCAGACGGACGATGCCGCTGGCGTCGGTGACATAGTTGCTGGCGAATCCGGTGAGCGAATCGACCGGGTCCTGCGTCGGATCGATGGTGTGGCGCATCGCGGAGCGCACGGCGGTGAGCGTGACGTCGAATGTGGCGGTGCCGTTCGCAGGGACCGTGACGCTGTTTGCACTGAGCCTGTAACTCACGCCGGGCGTCTCCACTCGCGGCAGATACTCCATATCGTAGGTGACTGAGGTGTCCGCGGTGTTCGAGACGGTGAACCGCATGGTTCGCTGATCGCCGTCCTGCAAGACCTGCACGACACCGAATCCTCCCGCCACCGCCGCCTCGTCGGCCGAAGCGAACACCGTCGCCTCGCTCGCCACCGCGCGCAGCGCATCGATACGGCCGGTGCCCACACGAAGCGGCCCGTACACGGTGGAACGGTCCTCCGTGGTGACGTCATGATCCGCGGTGTTCATAATCGTGGCCTTCACCCGCTGAGGCGTCCAACCTTCCTCGCCTTCGTGCGCTTGGATGACCAATGCCGCGACACCGGAGACCAGCGGAGTGGCCATGGACGTGCCGCTCTTCACCGTGGCCTCGCTGCCTGTCGCGGAGGAGGCGGAGATGATGCCCACGCCGGGCGCGGCGACATCGGGCTTGACGATGCCATCCACGGAACCATGGAAGCCGCGGCTGGTGAAACTGGCGATGATGTCGGAGAGCGAATCGGAATAATCCGCCAGAACGCTCATTTTCAAATCCGACGACAACGTCACTTCAAGCGTGCTCTCATCCAGCGCGGACTGGATCATCTCATGGCTGGTGGCGTTCACTTCGAACATGGGGATGCTGTCGTTGCCGCCGATGCCGACGGTTGGAAGATCTTCGCGTGACGAGACCATCACGGCTATGGCACCGGCCTCGGCCGCGTTGTTGGCGACGGTCGCCGTGGGGCACGGTATGCTGGCATCATCCCAACTCGTCCAGGCGATTTTGCCTGCCACGGCCAGTCTGTCCTCTTCGGAATAGGCGGAACAACCTCCGACATTGTCTTGCGAAATCGCGACGACTTCGCCGGTGACGTCGAAGTCCTGTTCCAGATTCAACGAATATGCCCCAGCGAGGAGCTCTCCGTCGAGGTCATCCGGAGCGTGTACGAGAGCACCGTCCATCAGCGCGCCTCCTGATTGGCTCGCCGCCACGGTGAGCGCGCTGTTGGCCCCGGATGGATCGCCGGTTATGTCGACGATGTCGCCGTCGTTGCCGGCTGCGATCACCGACAGCACGCCGTGCTCGGTGAGTGTATCCACCGCCTTGATATCAGCGGTATCCGGAGGGGTGGCCGACTCGCCGAGCGACATGGACACGATATCGATGCGTTTGCCGTTGGCGATCTGCTCTCCCACCCAGTCCAATGCGGGGGCGACGAGTTGGGTGCCCTCTGCGGTGTCTCCGAAAACCTTCAGCGCGTAGATGCCCGCCTCCGGTGCGGAGCCAGGCGCAATGCGCATAGCGCGCACATCGTCCTCACTGAGCGTCTCATAGTCGCCACGGTAGGTCTCTCCATCGGCGGTGACGCCATAGCCTGCGGCGGTGCCGGCCACATGGGTGCCGTGGCCCGCGCTTGCCCCTTCGATAGGGTTCGCGTCGGGAGTGGGGAGATCCGTGCCATCACCCACATAGTCTGTTCCGGCGAAGTCGTAGCCGCCCAGATACTTGGTATCATCCAGCATGGCGTGCAGGATCTCGTTCTCCAGCGGATCGTCGGTGCGGGCCAAAGCGGTCTGGTAGTCGTCGATATCGCCGCTGCCGCCGAAGTCGGCATGCGTGTAATCGAAACCGGTGTCGATTATGGCGATGTTCACCCCCTCGCCGGTGTTATGGGTCTGCGTCCATGTGTCGATCGCTCCGATAAGGGCGTCGCTGTTGACGTTGGCGGGCGTGGCGTTGCCCTCCATGGAGGTGACGGTGTCGGTATCCGTGGTCAACGGCACGTACGTGGCCACGGGCGCGACGGAAACGATCTGATCGTTTTCCTCGGCGAGCTCGGCCAAAGCTTGGGCGTCGGCGTGGACGGCGAAGCCCGAAAGCGTGTAGCTGGCGGTGTAGATCACCTGTGCGTCGGGGTCGAGTTCCTTAAGACGGTCGAGCACCGTGTCGGAGAGCTGCTCGGATTGTTCGGCGGTCTCATTGGCGGCCGCCGTTGCGGCCTCTTGGGATCGGCCTCGTGCCTGCATACGGTCGTATTGCTCGAGTCCGGTGGGCGCGTCGGTTTCGATGAACGCTGTGGTGGTGCCTTCGGTTTCGAGATACGGGGAGATTGGATCGTCGCTGTTCCCGTCTGTGGGATTGGCCAAAGCCATCGGCGTCAGTGATCCGGTCAACGCGATGCAGGCGATCAACGCGCCCAAACGTCTTCCAATGTGATGGTTGTTCACCAGTGCGTCCCTTCTTCTCAGCATGAGTGTGGTGTTCGGTGAGGGATAGCCTTTATGCGTCATTGCAGATTCGGCATCGGGGGAGGGGGTACCCGTCACGCGACCTCCTTAAGTGTATGCCCAAAACTTGTCATATGCGACGATATCGTCGAATCGAGGTGAGCGATGTAGTCATGGCGTATAAAAGCGGTGGATAACACGCCGGCTGGTGGATAACCGCAAGGCTGGAACCACAGGAGCCGGTTCAGGTTGCCTGCGCACGGTCGCGTACGGTTCAATCAGGCCATGAACACACAACCTTGCATTCCATCGGCCCGACAGCGCTATTACACGCCACCGCGCCAACTTGCCTTATGCGAACGGCAGCCCGCGCGAGGTGCCGAACGCGCAATCGGGCCGCCGAAATCCTCCTACGGCGGGGTCGCGCTGGACGGTGATTCGGGAATACTGGTTCCCGTGGCCGACACCGTGACCGCCTTGGACAATGTGGTCACACTGTCGGCCGCGCATGCCGGCATCGGATTGAGCACGATGGCGGCCATGCTCGCCTGGACCTTGCAGGAACGCGATCTCGACTGCGCGCTGGTCGACGCCGACCTCGCCGTGGGAGGCCTTGACGTGCTGCTCGGCATCGAAGGCGAACCGGGCACACGCTTCAACCAGATCGACGCGCCGTTGGGGCGGTTGGAATCCGACGCGTTGAACCATGAACTTCCCCGATGGGAAGGCGTGCGCGTTCTCGCCTGCAATCCTTGGGAGGCCAAGCAGCCTGACTGGTGGGAGGCGCAGGCGGCCATACGGGCGCTCGCCGACGTGAACCATCTCGTCATCGTAGATGTGGGGCGGGGAGATCTGCTCGCCAGCGTGCCGGAGCTTGCCATGGCGGCGCAGGTGATGGCGGTGGAATTATCCGTGCTGGGACTGGCTCGGGCGAAGGTCCATCTTGCGCGGTTGGCGGCGCAGGAGAGTCCGCGGCCCGAACTGGTCGGCATCACACCGCGCGGATTGCCGAAATCAGGCAAAGCCGTGGGCCTGGACGAGGCGGAGGATTATCTGTCGCGTCCGTTCGTCGGCGGCATCACCCATACGCCCAAACTCTGCGGCGAGATGCTTGACGGCCTGGGCATCCGCAGGATTCCGCGAAACGCGCGCGGCACCTTGAATCGGCTGGCCGATCGGATCGAGGATCTGCTGGCCTTTGGACAAGACATCGGACAAAACATCGGACAAGACACGGGAGGAACCGCCCTCCAGAGAAGGAACTCGTTCAGGAGCGATGCGGACGATTATGGCGCACGCCGGCGGAACATGCGCGAACAGCGTCCCGTAAGAATGACGAACGGCGGAAATGAGGTGATGGCGCGATGAGTCTGCTGGATTTCGGCCCGCTGCGGGACCTGGCCGACGATCCGCGAGTCACCGACGCGGCGGTCACCTGCGACGGCCGCGTATGGGTGGACACCGGTGAGGGCATGCGTGAATACCTGCCGCGCGTACCGTTCCGATCACCTCCCGTGGTGCGCGAATACGCTGTGCGATTATGCGCTCAGCTGGGAAGGCGGTTGGACGACGCCTGCCCCATCGCGGACGCCTCCAGCGTGGAAGGCGTTCGCGTGCATGCGGTGATCGCGCCGCTGGTGCCGCAGGGAGCGGCCGTCACCATACGATTTCCACGACAAGGGAGCCCGAGCTTGGAGCGGTTGGAGCGAGACGCGTTGTTTCCTCATGCATGGTCGCCGGTATTGACTGGTTTGGTGCGCAAGCGGGCCACCGTGATGATCACCGGTGGCACCGGCGTGGGCAAAACCACGTTGCTGAAAGCGCTGCTGGCGCGATGCGGGGACTGCGAGCGCATCGTCACTGTGGAGGAAGTACGGGAATTGGGCGCGTTGGGGCACGGTGACCATGTCTCATTGGTGAGCCGTGAGGCCAATGTGGAGGGTGCCGGCGCCATCGGACTGTCGGAATTGGTGAAAGCGACATTGCGTATGCGTCCCGACCGGGTGGTGTTGGGTGAGGCGCGTGGCGAGGAGATCGTGGATCTTTTGCGTGCGTTCAACTCCGGGCATCGCGGCGGCATGACCACATTGCATGCCGATTCGGTGGGGCGGGTCCCGTCGCGGCTGATCACGCTCGGGCTGTTGGCCGGTGTGGAGCCGCGCGCGATGGCGATGCTGGCCGGGGACGCGTTCGATGCGGTGTTGCATTTGGAACGTGCGGGCGGCCGGCGGCATATCGCGCAGATCGGTGTGCTGCGCATCACGGAGGGATTGGGATTGGTCGGTGTGCCGCTGGTTGGTTGGAGTGGAGTCGGCGATCCGGTGGAGGGGCCCGGCTGGCAAAGATTTTGCGAGATGTGGACATGATGGTGGTCGCCGTGCTGGCTGCGATGGCGGCGGTGCTGCTCTGGCCCGTACGAGCGGAGCTGGTGGGGGAACGCTTGGAGGCGATGCGGCGTCATGGGACGCTGGACGTTCCCGGACATGCCGGGGACGATGGAAGCGACGGGGATTGCGGAGGCGGGGAACGTTTATGGCTTGATGGAAAGTCTGCGCGAGACGGTATGCGGCGCATCCGGAGCGGTGGAAGTCGGGCGGATGCGCGGTCGCCGGAGTGGACGAGACCGCGTTTGGGTTCGCAAGGATTGTCGGGGATGATCGCGGCGGCGATCGCCCACGTGCGTTCCGGCGGCACGGTGGCGCAGGCGTTCGGGCTGGGCGGCATGCGTGTGACGGTCGCTCGCTTGTCGCCGATCGTGGAGGCGTGGCGCTCGCCGGAGGAGAGCGGGGAGACGGCGAGATACGTCGCCATAGGCATCGTCGCGGCATGCCGGCTCAGCGAGGAGCTTGGCTGTGCGGCGGCCCGATGTCTGCAGACGGTTGCGGCGGCCTATCGGCGTGTGCGTTTGGCCGAGACCCGCAGACGGCAGGCTTTCGCCGTTCCTCAAGCCACCTCCGTTCTGTTGAGCGTTCTGCCGGTGGGAACGGTGGCGCTTGGGGAATTGATGGGATTGCGCCCGTTGTCGTTCCTGCTGGGAACGGATCGCGGGCTTGGTTGCCTGGCGTTGGGTGGATGCTGCTATGCCATCGGATTGTTGTGGAATCGGGCGCTGCTGCGCGGCATGATGGCGAATATCGGGATGCTCAACCGCGATGTGGGCGGGATATCCGCCGACGGCGGTGTGGTGCCGTGGCTGACGTTGATCATCGCGATGCTGGATGTGGCGTTGAGGCAGGGCTCTTCGATCCCTCGCGCGCTCGCCGTGGTGGGACGGATATGCGGTGGCGGGATCGGCTTGGGGATGGTTCGGGCCGGCGAGGCGTTATTGCGCGGCGCCTCATGGCATGACGCCTGGGTGGTGCAGCGCGCGGACCGATCGGCCGGTGAGGCGTTCGATCTGATCTGCACGGCTTTGGAACCGTCATGGACGCGTGGCGATATGTCTTCGGCGCGTTTGGAGGCCGTCGTCGACCGTTTGGATGCCGAGGAGCGTGCGGCCATCGAACAGGCCGCCTCGCGGTTGTCGGTGCGGTTGCTGATGCCTTCGGGACTGTGTTTTCTGCCGGCGTTCGTGTTCGTGGGCATCGTGCCGTCCATCATCTCCTTCGCCGTATGACGCCTTTCACGACGTCGTTGTAGTCAGGTGCCGTAAAAGCGGTGGATAACACGCCGACCTGTGGATAACAACGAGGCTGGAACCACATACCCCTGCACGAGATGCGCGGGCGGGGTCCGGTATCGCATAGTGGGCATACCGCTCCCTACCAGGTGCGGCGCAATATTGGAGACGGCCGGCGCTCGCGTCGGTCGCTGCGGAGAAAGGAACATCATGAACACGATCGTCCCCATCAACGTCGATGGGCATGCGGGTTTCTATATACGGGCCAAGGAGCGGATGCTCGCATTGAACGCGCAGGCTCGCGAACGGCTCTGTCTGATGGATGCGCGTCTGCGGACGTTGACCGCCGAACCGGAGGAGGGCGCGGCCACAGCCGAATACGCCGTGGTGTTGGTCGCCGCCACGGGATTCGCGGCATTGCTGGTCACCATCCTCAAATCCGATGCGATCAAGACGCTGCTTACCGGCATCGTCAAAAAAGCGTTGAATGTCGGGTGATGGCGATGCGTGCGACATCAAGCCGACCGGTCGGCAAGGCGCGGCTGCCGCCCGCCTTCCGCCCGTACCGTGCCATGCGATGGCGGATGTGGTCGTCGTCATACGATCGCGGAGCGGCCACGGCCGAATTCGCGGTGGTGTTGCCGTGCGTGGTGGTGGTCGCGGCGTTGCTGCTCTCGTTGACCCAGGCGGTCGTCGTTTCGATGGATTGCCGGGATGCCGCCGCCGCGGCCGCTCGAGAACTGGTGGTCGGCGGGACCGAATCGCAGGCGAAGCGGATCGCCGGCCGGATGGCGCGATCCGATGTCACGGTCGATATCGTCTATCGCGAGCGATACGTGGATGTGACCGTCACATGCCCGGTATTGCCCGGACCGATGAATCTGCTGCCCGCGCGCGTCACCGGAGCGGCAACGGGAATCGTGCCATGAACGCGGCGAAGCCGATGCGGCGTTTTCTGACACGATGTTTCCCGACGCGATGTTTCCCAACACGGCGTTCCGCGTCCGTGAAACAGGTCTCCTCTCCGAACGGATCCATACTCGCCGCCGACGAGGGGTCCGGCACCATGGCGGGCGTCATGCTCATCATGGTGGCCGGACTGATGTTGGCGGTTGCGGCGGCGGCCGGCAATCTGCTGGTCTGCCAGACCCAAGCGCGTGCCATAGCGGATTTGGCCGCCATCCAGGCGGCGGTCGCATGGCGTCAGGGGCGGACGGACGATCCGTGCGCGCTCGCGGCCGATGTGGCCGCAGTCAACGACGGCGACATCGGCCGGTGTGTTGTGGATGGCGACGATGTGGAACTCAGCGTCGTCGTTGCCACAATGGTGCCGGTGGCGCCCCAAGTGGAACGGGCGTCGCGTGCGGGACCGGTGGAATGTCGGGAATTGTGAACACGAGCATCTCGCCTCTGGCGCAACGTGCCCGGTATTGGTTATCGTTGCGGTATGAGCGAAGTACAGAATCGAAGTCATGTCGTCGGTTTGGTGGGCAATCCCACCTCCGACAAAGGGCGCGGCGCGCAGGCGGCCGAGCGGGTGTTTGAGCTGCTGACCCAGGCCGGAACCGAACATGGCTTCACCTGCATCGAACTGACGGGCGATAGTTTCGACGATTCCTTGGCGAACGCGCGCGGGCGCGCCGACGAATACGATTCGCTGGTGGTGGTCGGAGGCGATGGCATGATCGCCTTGGGCGCCAATGCGGTCGGCAACAGCGGCAAGCCGTTGGGCATCGTGGCCATGGGGTCGGGCAACGACTTCGCAAGAGGCCTCAAGCTGCCTGTCAACCGCATCGAAACCGCCGTCGAGGGCATCGTCGGCGCGATCGTACGCGGCTGTACCATCGACGTGGATATGGGGCATGTGTCCGGCCTGGCGGATGAGTCCGTCGACCGCTTCTACGCGGGCATGCTGTCGTGCGGACTGGATGCGAGCATCAACGATCGTGCGAACCATTCGCGTCTGCCCAACGGCTCGGTGCGGTATTTCGTCGCGGTATTGGTGGAGCTCACACGCATGAAGCGGTACGGATACCACATCAAGGCCACGCTGGCCGATGGGTCGGTGGACGAGCGGGACATCGTCACGCCCCTGCTGACGGTCGCCAACTCGCGGCATATCGGCGGCGGCATCGAGGTCTCGCCGTATTCCCGATTCTCGGACGGCATGTTCGACCTGGTGTGGATGGACCACGTCCCCAATCTCAAGGAGTGCGCGGTCGCCATCTCCAACGCCTACAACGGGCGTCTGCTGTCGTCGAGGGTATTCGGCTGGGAGCGGGTGCGCGATGTGGAGATCACACGTGCTGACGAAGGCGACGAACCGCCGGTGCTGATGGCCGACGGCGAGTACGTCGGCCGCCTGCCCGTCAGGGTCACGGTGCGGGATCGCGCGCTGCGCGTGCTGGTG
Above is a window of Bifidobacterium eulemuris DNA encoding:
- a CDS encoding S8 family peptidase; translation: MTGTPSPDAESAMTHKGYPSPNTTLMLRRRDALVNNHHIGRRLGALIACIALTGSLTPMALANPTDGNSDDPISPYLETEGTTTAFIETDAPTGLEQYDRMQARGRSQEAATAAANETAEQSEQLSDTVLDRLKELDPDAQVIYTASYTLSGFAVHADAQALAELAEENDQIVSVAPVATYVPLTTDTDTVTSMEGNATPANVNSDALIGAIDTWTQTHNTGEGVNIAIIDTGFDYTHADFGGSGDIDDYQTALARTDDPLENEILHAMLDDTKYLGGYDFAGTDYVGDGTDLPTPDANPIEGASAGHGTHVAGTAAGYGVTADGETYRGDYETLSEDDVRAMRIAPGSAPEAGIYALKVFGDTAEGTQLVAPALDWVGEQIANGKRIDIVSMSLGESATPPDTADIKAVDTLTEHGVLSVIAAGNDGDIVDITGDPSGANSALTVAASQSGGALMDGALVHAPDDLDGELLAGAYSLNLEQDFDVTGEVVAISQDNVGGCSAYSEEDRLAVAGKIAWTSWDDASIPCPTATVANNAAEAGAIAVMVSSREDLPTVGIGGNDSIPMFEVNATSHEMIQSALDESTLEVTLSSDLKMSVLADYSDSLSDIIASFTSRGFHGSVDGIVKPDVAAPGVGIISASSATGSEATVKSGTSMATPLVSGVAALVIQAHEGEEGWTPQRVKATIMNTADHDVTTEDRSTVYGPLRVGTGRIDALRAVASEATVFASADEAAVAGGFGVVQVLQDGDQRTMRFTVSNTADTSVTYDMEYLPRVETPGVSYRLSANSVTVPANGTATFDVTLTAVRSAMRHTIDPTQDPVDSLTGFASNYVTDASGIVRLVPQSTADSSGDDVFFPLRVAVVAAPRPVSETNTSITVDSATAGTLSVTGRGLNQGEGNEAYISQIIPMQLVAEDPQGDHYTNDISAQTLASGDIRAVGVVSTAAQLEDPSQGYLIVGVVTDRAWSRLGPTIYPIIYLDLNSDGEVDYSVTVTYGQSVDDMFEYSTCSMVTLSRYTDAGAEIVDVQPLPDNMALDSNTMAIPISLSDLGYTSESEDATMVMSLGTFSDQALRTETIEGEAFTVRYIDMVDDVQFDAFDTGVWFGDDGQTGGGMWQWADAEGTQVPVHFATDSSDASAQSDEASDNAKLLILHTNGVIPTSMEDEPILDIHTVTAADPDPEPTPDPEPTPNPDSDPSPSGPDGSQSPTADGSQSKPLSVTGAAVGAVVIVAVLLVAAGIVILVIRKHTPSSR
- a CDS encoding cobyric acid synthase, whose translation is MNTQPCIPSARQRYYTPPRQLALCERQPARGAERAIGPPKSSYGGVALDGDSGILVPVADTVTALDNVVTLSAAHAGIGLSTMAAMLAWTLQERDLDCALVDADLAVGGLDVLLGIEGEPGTRFNQIDAPLGRLESDALNHELPRWEGVRVLACNPWEAKQPDWWEAQAAIRALADVNHLVIVDVGRGDLLASVPELAMAAQVMAVELSVLGLARAKVHLARLAAQESPRPELVGITPRGLPKSGKAVGLDEAEDYLSRPFVGGITHTPKLCGEMLDGLGIRRIPRNARGTLNRLADRIEDLLAFGQDIGQNIGQDTGGTALQRRNSFRSDADDYGARRRNMREQRPVRMTNGGNEVMAR
- a CDS encoding CpaF family protein, with the translated sequence MSLLDFGPLRDLADDPRVTDAAVTCDGRVWVDTGEGMREYLPRVPFRSPPVVREYAVRLCAQLGRRLDDACPIADASSVEGVRVHAVIAPLVPQGAAVTIRFPRQGSPSLERLERDALFPHAWSPVLTGLVRKRATVMITGGTGVGKTTLLKALLARCGDCERIVTVEEVRELGALGHGDHVSLVSREANVEGAGAIGLSELVKATLRMRPDRVVLGEARGEEIVDLLRAFNSGHRGGMTTLHADSVGRVPSRLITLGLLAGVEPRAMAMLAGDAFDAVLHLERAGGRRHIAQIGVLRITEGLGLVGVPLVGWSGVGDPVEGPGWQRFCEMWT
- a CDS encoding DUF4244 domain-containing protein translates to MNTIVPINVDGHAGFYIRAKERMLALNAQARERLCLMDARLRTLTAEPEEGAATAEYAVVLVAATGFAALLVTILKSDAIKTLLTGIVKKALNVG
- a CDS encoding TadE family type IV pilus minor pilin: MRWRMWSSSYDRGAATAEFAVVLPCVVVVAALLLSLTQAVVVSMDCRDAAAAAARELVVGGTESQAKRIAGRMARSDVTVDIVYRERYVDVTVTCPVLPGPMNLLPARVTGAATGIVP
- a CDS encoding Rv3654c family TadE-like protein; amino-acid sequence: MKQVSSPNGSILAADEGSGTMAGVMLIMVAGLMLAVAAAAGNLLVCQTQARAIADLAAIQAAVAWRQGRTDDPCALAADVAAVNDGDIGRCVVDGDDVELSVVVATMVPVAPQVERASRAGPVECREL
- a CDS encoding diacylglycerol/lipid kinase family protein → MSEVQNRSHVVGLVGNPTSDKGRGAQAAERVFELLTQAGTEHGFTCIELTGDSFDDSLANARGRADEYDSLVVVGGDGMIALGANAVGNSGKPLGIVAMGSGNDFARGLKLPVNRIETAVEGIVGAIVRGCTIDVDMGHVSGLADESVDRFYAGMLSCGLDASINDRANHSRLPNGSVRYFVAVLVELTRMKRYGYHIKATLADGSVDERDIVTPLLTVANSRHIGGGIEVSPYSRFSDGMFDLVWMDHVPNLKECAVAISNAYNGRLLSSRVFGWERVRDVEITRADEGDEPPVLMADGEYVGRLPVRVTVRDRALRVLVPPAVKANEESQTNADVLDMILRDGRDPMSGRFA